The nucleotide sequence aataataaaaatacatccaaagcaactttttttgccaGGTTTCACTTCTTTTCCTTACTTTTCCCtatgtttgtttatttgattAATTGCGAACAGGGAATTCGGAAGACGCAAACTTAAGCCGAATTGAGTACTTtatcaaacacaagaaattatacgctaACGTCAAGCTTGTTAAAATCGcgcaaaataaagtaactgcttTTTGAAGGCGCCACCTaaggtactcaattcgccttgcagccagcatatatgtataatcatggaaagagacaaaaaagtaacttaaataaattgaatttaattgcgGAAGTTATCGACTTTTTATCTTCCTTCGGGAAGAGGAAGGTAGAAAATGCCACACATTCGCTCGGCTAGAACACAAAATTTTACAGCTCTAGCGCAGGGCCGAATGAATACGACATTATTGGGAGAAAAGGAAATCTCATAATATTTcgtaaatatttagtttattttcattttggttcACACAAACTTAAATTATCTTGTATTTAATTAAGTACGCAATATTAGagtaatttgtttttctaatatatCAGGAGTAGGACTGATGAGAGTAATTAGTTTGAAGCACCGATTTTTCGATACCTTCCGCACAAGACCGAACTTCATTCTGATTTATTTTACCTAGCGAAACGGTGCATATACTTGGACCAGTGGAATATATTATTGAGAAGAtgctaataataattttttctgtctttgtattaacgcttttaattattattccaATAATTAGTTTCATCTGTCGTATATCTCAAcggatacaaattttataagtaATCGGTTTTTCCTCTTGCGCTATTCAATAAGTTCGAGCACCCCAAGAATGGTTGAATGCGTGAGAAGCAACACTGGCTAagtaaatttgtttgctttacaAGTGGTTTGTGTTGGTCGTAAGTGATCACTAATAAGTGCGATTTAAATCAATAgacgatataatttttttattgaacacgCCATCAAATTAATTTCATCTAGAAACCGGATACATATTCTATGCTCGTAAGGTCTTCCTTGTTGGGAGTAAAATATTTCCAGTTGTAGAGCAGAAGGCAGAAGCTGTCATCCCGCCAAAAGTACGTATGAAAGTGCTGCCACAGTTTTCAATATGTAGTTGAAAAGTATTTCTAATATCTCGCTTGCTGTATGTTTAAGTACAATTAAGGGCCATCAACTTTTCGTGTTGTGTTTGCTACGACAGAAACATTCAAATGATCACGAATGTGATATATATGTAGACATTTTCAAGACCACATGTTCATAAATAGTAtgtcaaatatgtatgtacaaatcaCGGTGTACAAAAGCTAAAGGTGACACTTTTCGGAAAATGCTACTTTAGTTTCCGCGATTTTTACAACCGGTTGACGTCATGAGTTGGAAtaatgcaaaacaaacaaaaagaagataAATTAATTGTAAATATCAAGGCGGATTGAATACCTAAGGTAGCGCCTTCCGAAAATTGTTACTTAATTTTGACAAGTCGGACCTCAGCTCCCTTTTCGATACAAACCAAACAGCACGAGGAGaatgtttgtaaaaattcagtgTATGGCATGTTGacattgtgatttgtgagatttaaatttaaaaaattaatgaaaaagacattttaaaattaatgcgAAGTTGAGCGAAATATATATGATCACACCTGTAGTGTTACAGCAGTTGCCTTGCCCCATAGACAAAGGAGAATATCATCGCAGATGctttaatttgtgctttcacaatttaacagtAAAGCATGCAATGTTTCGGTAAATGTTACGCGGGTATGGACATATTTTAAACAAAGTTGAAGTTACGGTTGaggttattaaaatttttggattttgagGCATGTTGGAAataatgtttgttgttgttattgttgtagcagtataaacattccTCGCGCATATACAAGGAATGCttctgaagtgacagtccttggccggatataaatccgggtcgttccggttacgtagaaccgactgtcgtgggaacgaaatAATGTTAGTGTGTGCATGGGCTTGCTAGAGGCAAAAAATGTAGCTTCAGTTATTTTGTGGGTGCAGAAGAGTACATATGGCATCAATCGTGCAAGCAGAGGATTCTAGAATATTTTTGACACCTGGAAAGAGCTCTTAGAGCTTTCGAtggtcaaaaattataaacataaaaacaaattaaaaaagaggcttttgaaagaaatatacccaaaaaattttttagttccgCAGGTGATGACAGTTTCAGTTCCTTTAGTAAATTAATATGCGAATATTCATCACTTTGTAAGTAAAAATCTTGAgatcatattttcttttctatcGGTTCAATATATTTCACCTCCAAACATTTTACAACAATTGatatttgatgaattttttacatatatatatagtacaaCCTTATAGTTCGGTAATAAGTGGTATTTGAAAACAATATTGTGGCAGCTATCAACAATGTTTGTAACATTGGTTTGAAATAATTATCCTCGTGTGTGCCGTACTTAACAGGCAGCACTTcgctgttttagtttgtttgatTTAGAAATCAAAATCACTGAATATTCGCAAACAAGTAGCTTGTAAACAAAGGTTTCTTTATTTACTATACTGGCGTCATCGGTTATCAAAacagcgaaaaataaagtaacggtTTTTGAACATTTTGTATTCTATACACAGTGATCATATATCGTGCATTACCAATTCAGTATTTTTAGGAATCGAGTAATCAGTTCATAACACACAACTCGAGCTCCGACCTTTAAGgaatctaaaacaaaagaaattttcgaaagctaaaattctagtcAGATCTTAAAATATCAGATGTTAAAACTCGATGTTCAAAAAAAccgaattttgaagaaaaatttgtttggctgtATTCCTATCAttataaagtttaaataaactTGATTTGATACTAAATAAGCACATATGTTTTTGTatgtgtatttttctttttttcgttatGCTCTTAAATCATTTGATAGAATGCAACCatggtttttcattttctgctCAGCTGTTGTCTTTGTTTTCACTTTAATCAGAAAATTTTTTGCTGGGTGCTTTGTGTGGATTTGTGTGTATTACGTCGAATCGAGaaactgaatttatttttacttttatttacctTGATtcaaagtgttttatttttatattcaaacaaatttactGATAACAATATACGAGTAAGATGTGAACatttgacttttatttgtatCGAATggattctttaaaatttattttgcgtttCAGTTTGCAACGAGAGATATTACTAACTATACACAAACGCacaaaagtagcaaaaaaaggTGGATTAAAGAAGCGAAGTTCAGGGGCAAACGAGTCTCTTTTGGACACAAAGCAAAGGAGAAACGTTTAGGCGTGCCTGTGTTAAGGATTATACAAAATACTAATCAGTCCAAAATTTCCAACAGTGTTCACCTCAGTTGGCAAAATAAGGAAATTAGACATCAATAAAGTGTTCACTAGTTGAAATTTAACACCTGCAGTCGTACCATGTTGGATTTAGAAATCGTGCCAGAGTTGTCGCTTGGTTGTGATGCTTGGGAATTTGTCTTAGGCATGCACTTTTCGCAAGCCATAGCGATCATTCAATCACAGGTGGGAATCATAAAGGGCGTGCAAGTACTTTATTCAGATACGAATCCATTGGGTGTGGATATCATAATTAACTTGCCACAAGATGGTGTTCGCTTGATTTTTGATCCAGTTGTTCAACGTTTAAAAACTATTGAAGTATTCCACATGAAGTTGGTAAAACTGAAGTACGGTGGAGTTCATTTTAATTCTCCCGAGGTGCTGCCTTCCATTGAACAAATTGAGCATTCCTTTGGGGCTACCCATCCAGGAGTATATGATGCTGCGAAACAACTATTTGCTTTGCACTTTCGTGGTTTAAGCTTCTTCTTCCCAGTGGATAGCAAATTACAAGAAGGTTACGCACATGGTTTGGGATCACTGATCTTTTTAAGTGGCGCATCGCCTGTTGTGTCTAAGATGTCATTGTATGCCGGTAGTAATGTTTCTGACACACGTGCTCCCCCGCTTCCATTGTCTTGTTACCATCGTCAAATCTATCTAGATTCTGCAACTGTTTTGCGTTCCGCAAACGGTTACACCAAGGGCCTAAAACTGAAGCTCTTCACTGAGGGTCCAAGTCGTGCTATGGAACAACGGCGTCAATGCTTCACAAGAGAAGTGCTCTTCGGTGACAGCTGTCAGGATGTAGCTATGAAGCTTGGTGCACCTAAccgaatattttttaagagcgaagataaaatgaaaatacattCATCGAGAGTAAATCGTCAGGCACAGAGTAAACGCagtgatacattttttaattttttcacacttggAATAGATGTATTGTTCGATGCTCGAACACATACTTGCAAAAAATTCGTTCTGCACACAAATTATCCGGgacatttcaatttcaatatgtACCATCGTTGTGAATTCAAGTTCAATATGAATTTTGAATATGGAAATTGCGATCGAGGCATAACCGACGACATTGAAGTTAATGCATATGCTAAGTGGGACGAGATTAGTGCCGTAGTGCCATCAGCTCGTCCGGTGGTGCTTCATCGCGCCAGCTCAACAAACACTGCCAATCCTTTCGGTGCAACCTTCTGCTACGGTTATCAGGATATTATATTCGAGGTAATGACGAACAACCATATCGCCTCTGTCACATTGTATAGTACGATTCCACCGGCGAAGCAAATCGAGCAGTCTTACCAGCAGCACAAAATGCAAGACATACGTTTAACAGTTGCGTGAGAAAACTCAAGTACAAGTGGACCGCAGTCTTGGACTTATTCGCAGCGATTCAAAGTTATACAGAAtcgtaaataattttatttaaaagcataTTGTAATAGAAAGATATAAGCCAACAGATATTAGATGCTTATATTTGTAAAACAAGTGGTCACTCAACTTTATATAGCAAATGTTACTTTATAATATACTACCTAAattcttacacacatacatattaaagCGGCATTGGGGCAAGAGGAAAATACCAACaggaaaatatatacatacatatgtatgtatatatggaaggccaaaattgaatatttttaaataaagtttcttTATACTTAGTTTAGTACAATTAAATCTTATAATATTCTCATTACATGATCGATTACTTTTTAAAGAATGGCTTGCTTCCTTTTGTCTTAGTGCTGTCTAATAATGCTGGTTACACGACTGTGGTCCGCGAAACAAGCGgctatgcatatacacataatataaatttgatttCCCGTTCAATTATGTATGaacagttttattttatattgaacgCTTATCGGCTAAAATCTATCAAAAGTTTGAAGACATTGACTATAtgttaataaaatatacttaggACATAAGTAAATgtttacataacaataataaagtttaattaaatCACCGTTTGGAAATATAGTACATAagtttacatacaaacatacgtataATAGTGTATCTTAACTTACGTAAATGTACACAGCATTTTGACATGTGAAATACTTCGTATGACTAAATATTGCTGCTTGGCTGATTAGTCACTGAAGAGACCACTTAGGGGTGTTtacgttttattaaataaataataaattgagtTTCTAAAGTTtctactttattatattaattgtaCTTGCACATTTTTATCCCGTTAGATAAAAagatataaagtaaaaaaaagtaaaaaatttattgaaaaaataataaaaaattatatctattaaagtaagaaaaaaattaataaaaagcaaaataaaataataaataacgatAACAGCTacaatttctgtttttcttaaatcaatttttaagtTCATATCCAATTAACCTCTTCTGGTAAAATGACGAGTCTAGCTCGTCATTGGTTTTTCATGCCATATCGCACAATGACGAGCTACATTCGTCATGCATACTGTTGAATATGataattaatttagtttaaaatttttagtgtaCCGAATTTGGCAACACCTTTTTTACTTGTGGAAATACCACAGATCCCTATTACATATTGTTTACCGTTAAAATTTCTTGGTACAAGTCACGGGCGAATTGTTGATAGTCTGTAAGATTTCAGTCTTAAAAAGTGTATGTTaataaaatagttattttatGCACTTTTTTCCATTATTAAAGCATACCGGAAGGGGTTAATGAATTGACACATTTATCATAATTCGTCATAAATGAATTTCACTTAACAATGACTCAaatttaattcatataatttagctcataatttaaataaatatttttaaattaactcGTATTAAAACATTTCAGCGCTTAtttatatatagaaaataataatttaaaatgtccGAACAAACAACGTCAGATGAGAAGACTTCCAAGTACGATCCCAGTATACTTCCGGACATGCTGCCTGTCTACTACAAACGTTTGTTTCCACATAAACCCTTTTATCGTTGGTTGTCTTATGGACTTTGTAAGTTATCAATGTAAATTTCCACTTGCATATGACATAAATTATCAAATTGTTTCACAATTTCTATTTAGCTGAAGGCGGTATCTTTGCTAACCGCGAGTTTTCATACACTCTTCATGATGATATCTATGTTCGATATCGTTGCTACGACACCCAAAATGAGTTGGAAAACGACATCTGCACGACATGCCCGCATAAGATCGACATTGGTGCTGTTATGAATACCAAgtaaatttcattaatataattttaagtggatataataattgattaatttaaaatttcaagaccaAAAAACTTTCGAATTACATCAACGGCAATGCAGCCGGTACAGCGCGAGCTGGTTTTCGATATTGACATGGATGATTACAATGAAGTGCGCACCTGTTGTACCGGCTCAACAGTATGTTTGAAATGCTGGAAGTTCATGGCTTTGGCCGCACGTCTTCTTGATGCTGCGCTACGCGAAGACTTTGGTTTCGAACATATACTGTGGGTCTTTTCTGGTCGTCGTGGTGTGCATGGCTGGGTATGTGATTATGACGCACGCCATTTGGATTCCAGAGGTCGTTCGGCAGTTGCTGAATATTTGCAGATTTCTACAAACGTGACAGTTAATGGTGTGATTGTAGCTCGCGTACAAATCGGCGAACGAATGCATCATAGTGTCCGACGCGCGCTCAAGTTTGTGGAGCCACTTTTCAACGAAATTGTATTAGAAGATCAGAATTTATTTGGTGATGCTAAAGGTGTTGCTAAATTGTTGTCAATGATTCCGGAAGAGTCGGCGCGTAAGGATGTGGAGG is from Anastrepha ludens isolate Willacy chromosome 4, idAnaLude1.1, whole genome shotgun sequence and encodes:
- the LOC128860850 gene encoding PHAF1 protein CG7083, which codes for MLDLEIVPELSLGCDAWEFVLGMHFSQAIAIIQSQVGIIKGVQVLYSDTNPLGVDIIINLPQDGVRLIFDPVVQRLKTIEVFHMKLVKLKYGGVHFNSPEVLPSIEQIEHSFGATHPGVYDAAKQLFALHFRGLSFFFPVDSKLQEGYAHGLGSLIFLSGASPVVSKMSLYAGSNVSDTRAPPLPLSCYHRQIYLDSATVLRSANGYTKGLKLKLFTEGPSRAMEQRRQCFTREVLFGDSCQDVAMKLGAPNRIFFKSEDKMKIHSSRVNRQAQSKRSDTFFNFFTLGIDVLFDARTHTCKKFVLHTNYPGHFNFNMYHRCEFKFNMNFEYGNCDRGITDDIEVNAYAKWDEISAVVPSARPVVLHRASSTNTANPFGATFCYGYQDIIFEVMTNNHIASVTLYSTIPPAKQIEQSYQQHKMQDIRLTVA
- the LOC128860848 gene encoding DNA primase small subunit — translated: MSEQTTSDEKTSKYDPSILPDMLPVYYKRLFPHKPFYRWLSYGLSEGGIFANREFSYTLHDDIYVRYRCYDTQNELENDICTTCPHKIDIGAVMNTKPKNFRITSTAMQPVQRELVFDIDMDDYNEVRTCCTGSTVCLKCWKFMALAARLLDAALREDFGFEHILWVFSGRRGVHGWVCDYDARHLDSRGRSAVAEYLQISTNVTVNGVIVARVQIGERMHHSVRRALKFVEPLFNEIVLEDQNLFGDAKGVAKLLSMIPEESARKDVEAYLNKTNEDGAHSRVIWASFVRYANSMRTGAVSAWTRKLKNIVEEIQLGILYPRLDINVTKGMNHLLKSPFCIHPGTGKVCVPFNCNAAAKFDPTTVPNISQLLQEINAFDDKSKSLNNGPEDKSRIKDYKKTGMFKGVVVFEEFLRKLESSLKAKAIDVSDQTMEF